One genomic window of Nicotiana sylvestris chromosome 10, ASM39365v2, whole genome shotgun sequence includes the following:
- the LOC138879071 gene encoding uncharacterized protein — protein sequence MGDKVRWPKEMRSNPNRRNLDHGHKMADCRLLQGEVDHLLKQGYLTELFSEKGEEINGVTYTAAKKVSKISATHGKRVRRVLEEESITFDDADADGVLTPHNDAIVISLLVHDTNAKRVLIDPSSSVNIILLRVVNEMQAEDKLIPKAHTLSGFDNSSVVTKGEIILKTFAEGVVKDMKF from the exons ATGGGTGATAAGGTgcgatggccaaaggaaatgagatcaaacccGAATAGGCGAAACCTTGATCATGGTCACAAAATGGCAGATTGTAGATTGCTACAAGGTGAAGTTGACCATTTGTTAAAGCAAGGATATCTAACTGAATtgtttagtgaaaaag GAGAAGAAATTAATGGCGTAACATATACCGCAGCCAAGAAAGTTTCAAAAATTAGTGCCACACACGGGAAACGAGTTCGACGCGTTTTGGAAGAAGAaagtattacatttgatgatgctGATGCTGATGGCGTACTAACCCCACACAATGACGCAatagtaatatctttacttgtacatgacactaatgcgaaacgagttttgattgatccaagtAGCTCTGTGAATATCATTTTGCTAAGAGTGGTAAacgaaatgcaagctgaagataagctgatacccaaggcgcataccttatctggttttgacaactcgagcgtcgtaacaaaaggggagataatactcaaaacattcgcagaaggagttgtcaaagacATGAAATTTTAG